Within the Sporohalobacter salinus genome, the region CTTAAATTATCACTCATATCGATTAATAAACATTAATCTTTTACTAAATTTTATATTATTCAGAATATAATAATTAAAAATACAACTTTTCAAAGCAAAAATTTTTATTCTTTAGCCTTATAAAGACTATTACCTTTAGTATCTATTACTACTACTACAGGTAGCTCTTCTACTTCTAATTTTCTTACTGCCTCTGTTCCTAAATCATCATAGGCTATTACCTCTGCCTTTTTTATTCTTTGAGCTATTAATGCTGCTGC harbors:
- a CDS encoding fumarate hydratase C-terminal domain-containing protein, giving the protein AAALIAQRIKKAEVIAYDDLGTEAVRKLEVEELPVVVVIDTKGNSLYKAKE